TGTTGATGACCCTCGAGGTAATCCAAAACAGCCCGCATGCATGGCAGTATCGGGGCGGAAAGGCCGCCGCCAAGCACGAAGTGGACGGACGTGTTGGTCGAACGCCTGGCTGTTGTTGAACCCGGTCTTGTTGCCGGGCGGTGATCAAGAAGGATGGTCGGGACCGCGCTCGCCGGTGCCTGTCCCGGGGCCCTGCGCGGACGTGCAGCAACATGGGCGTGGCGGGCATTGAGAATGGGAGGGTGCCTCACCGCCCATGGGGCTTGGCGTCAGGGCAACGAATCCGTCCGGGATTGCATCCTGGCGGTATCCGGGCGGGTGTTGGATGGCCTGACTGCGGAAGGGCGGTGGGCCACTGCACCTTTATGACACGGGTTGGGCTTTGCAAACCCTGCCGGGTTGTGCTTGATTGGCGCCAGCATCAGGAACGCGCTCACAATGCGGTAGGGCGCGTAGCAGCCGAGCTTTTGAAGGATGCCACGGTGCTTGTTGGGTCGGGCGGCAGCCCCTGGGGGAGCCGACTCCGGCCCGATGCGCGGGGCCGAAAGGCCTCGAAAAAAAACCTTCACGAAAGACAAGGCCGCCCCTGATGCGCAGTGGCGGTTTTTGTTTTTCGCAGGTGTGGAACCTCCTGATGCGTTGACCGATTCGGGAGACGCAGTCATGGATCCTGTCAAGCCCGCGGTGAGGATCGACGCGGCCAATCCCCGCCATCATCTCTGGAACAACCACGGCACCTGGTGGTGTCATCTCACGGTTCATCTTCCGGACCACACCAAGTACCGGTTCCGCACCTCGTTGGAGACCCGGAGCCTGGAGGAGGCTTGCAGGGTGCGCGACTCGTTGCTGGCGCTCCTGGGTGTGCGGCCGCAGGAGAGATGAGCCATGCAGAGAATCCCGAGGGGAATCCGCGCAGCGGATTGGGCGGTGAGGACACGTTTAGGATTGTTTGCACTCACGGACGCAGTTGATGGCGGACAATCCGCCCGACCTTGAGCTCTGCATGGGTTGCACCGGTGGGCGATGAACTTTGCAGGACAGCTGGCCGGGCACGGTGAATCAGTGGGTCCAAAGCATGGGCAACGCGATGGAGAGGTTGATCCGTGCCTTGGGATTGCGAGGCGCCGGGATCCCGGACTGCCGGGCATGACGGGGACGGACCGCCGGGAGCGGAGCCAAGCACAAGAGGTCAGGCTGGCTGGGGCCGTCCGGGTGTACCGTGTCCTGCGCGGTCGGCCCGGCAAACCGGGCAATTGCGCGGCCACGCTGGGCCGCCTGTGGCGGCTTGTGCAGCGCACGACACCGGTCGGACCGTGGTCTCAAAGGGTTCACCGGGCCGGTTGAAGAGGCGGCCCGAGCCCGGAGCGGGTTCACCGACACGGCTGGGCACCGTCATTTGCGGAGCTGTCCATGAAAAATGGTTCCGGGGAGGGAATGATTCGGCGGTGAGTTGAATGGGCGCTGTGGATGTGGGGCGGAGGTGGTGGGTTGAGCTTGCCGGCGCGGGAGGATTGGCAACCATGCGGGGCATGGACGTGAAGGGTATGGCTGGTTGGATGAACCGGCGCGGTGACAGATTGCTGGCGGCCGGCTGGTGGGTGGGGCGCGTGGGGCGGGTGCTGGGCCGGGCCATGGGTCGGGTGATGAGGTCGGTGGATGAGACGGCGTGGGCGATCCCAAGGTTATGGGTTGCCGGGTTGGCCGTGGGTTTTGCAGGGGTCTTTGCGGTTCGCGGCGGGGAATCCTGGGTGGCGCGGTACAACGTGGTGTGGGAAAGTCCCAGCACGAATCATCACGGGTCCATGCCCCTGGGGAATGGGGAGGTGGCCTTGAATGCGTGGATGGACCCTGCCGGTCAGTTGCATTGTTATGTGGCGCGGTCGGACGCGTGGGATGAGTACGGTCGGTTGGTGAAGGTGGGCAAGATCCGGTGGGTGATCGAGCCGAACCCGGTTCAACCCGGCGAGCCGTTTCGGCAGGAGCTGCGGTTGGAGTCGGGTTCGATGGAGATTGCAACCGGCGGTGCGGGTGCGGCGGTGCGGGTGCGGCTGTGGGTGGACGCGTATCTGCCGGTCGTGCATATGACGGTGGATGCGGAACGGCCGGTGACGGTGACGGCGGTGGGGGAGCTGTGGCGGACGAACCGGCAGGTGAGGCGGGAGCTGGAGTTGAGCGATGTGTTGTGGGGGCATCCGGAGGCGGGAGCCGAGGAGGCGACGATGGTAGTGGAGCCGGATCACCGGGTCACGGGCTTGGAAGGCAGGATCGGTTGGTACCATTTCAACGAAAGGTCGGTGGGGCCGGCGATGATGGCGCGGATTCAGGGTTTGTCGGGTTTCGGGCAGACCGATCCGTTGTTGCACCGGGTGTTTGGGATCTTGGTGGAGGCGGAGGGCGGTCAGCGGGTGGACGAGGGTCGGCTGCGGTCGGGCCCGGGCCGGCGACATGAGTTTCGGGTTGCGGTGACGGCGATGCATCCCGGGAACCCGGAAGCCTGGCGGGCACAGTCGGAATTGGTGTTGGCGCAGGTGCGTGGGGATGGGGGGGGCCGGCGCTGGGCCGTGCATGAGGCGTGGTGGCGTGCGTTTTGGGATCGGAGCTGGATTCGGGCGAAGCGGGTGGCGGGCGCGGGACCGCTTGTTCCGCCCTTGGTGCCGCCGAACCGGCATCCGTTGCGGGTGGGGATGGATCGGGACGGGGGGAACCGATGGTCGGGCCGGATCGGGCGTTTGACGGTATGGGATCGGCCGTTGGAGGAGGCGGCGGTGGGGCGTTTGGCCGCGATCCGCTGGGACGAACCGGTGACGGGGATGCCGGCGCCATTGGTGGCGTTGAGGGATGCCGGAGTTCAGGTGTTACCCGGATCGGAGGCGTGGGATTTTTCGGGCGGTTTGACGGTGGAGGCATGGGTTCAACCGGAGAAGTTTGGAGTGGGCGGGGCCAGGATTGTGGATGAGGTGACACCGGGTGTGGACGACGGGTTCTTGCTGGATACATGGCCGGGGAACAGTCTGCGGTTCATTTGCGGCACGCACACGTTGCGGGTAGCGCGGGGTGCGCCGCCGGGGCAATGGACACATGTGGTGGCGGTGGCGGATCCGCGGGCGGGTCGATGTCGGTTGTATGTGAATGGGCGGCTGGAGGCGGAGACGCAGGGCATTCCGGGAGGGGGTGAGCATGATGAGGCGGAGCGGGTGAGTCAGATGTACCAGTTACAGCGGTTTGTGACGGCGGCGGCGGGTCGGGGCAGGTATCCGATCAAGTTCAACGGCTCGCTGTTGACGGTACCGCCGGGGCCCACGGAGGCGGATCCGGATTACCGGCGGTGGGGACCGGGTTACTGGTGGCAGAACACGCGGCTGCCGTACTACGCCATGGTGGCGGCCGGAGACTTTGACCTGATGGAGCCCTTGTTCCGGATGTACATTGACGAGCTGCTGCCGTTGTGTGTGTACCGGACACGGCTGTACCTGGGGCATGAGGGCGCATTTTATCCGGAATGCATGATGTTCTGGGGTGCGATTTTCAGCGAGACGTACGGCTGGACTCCATTCGAGCAGCGGGCGGACAAGCTGCAGCAGAGTCGGTGGCACAAATACGAGTGGGTGGGCGGTTTGGAGCTGGCCTGGTTGGCGCTGGAGTATTATGAGCACACGGGAGACAGGCTTTTCCTGGAGCGGCGCGCGTTGCCGGTGACGCGGGAGGTGTTGCGGTTTTTTGAGAGGCACTATCCCACCAACGCGGAGGGGAAACTGGTGTTCCATCCGTCGCAGGCTCTGGAGACGTGGTGGGTCTGCACGAATGCGACGCCCGAGGTGGCTGGATGCCGTGCGGTGGCCGAGCGGTTGCTGGCCCTGCCCGTGGAGGTTGTGCCGGCTGCGGACCGTGACCTGGCGCGGCGCTTGCTCGAGAAATTGCCTCCGGTGCCGGTCCACGTGGTGGAGGGGAAGACCGCTCTGGCGCCGGCGGCGGCGTTTGGCGAGAAGCGCAACACGGAAAACCCGGAGCTGTATCCGGTGTTTCCGTTTCGTTTGTTTGCGTTCAACCGGCCCAGGGTGGAATGGGCGCTGGCGGCATTGGAGCACCGGCTGGATCGAGGCCATTTCGGTTGGCGTCAGGACGATTTGTTCATGGCGTATCTCGGATTGACACGGGAGGTG
The window above is part of the Limisphaera ngatamarikiensis genome. Proteins encoded here:
- a CDS encoding DUF5703 domain-containing protein, whose product is MRGMDVKGMAGWMNRRGDRLLAAGWWVGRVGRVLGRAMGRVMRSVDETAWAIPRLWVAGLAVGFAGVFAVRGGESWVARYNVVWESPSTNHHGSMPLGNGEVALNAWMDPAGQLHCYVARSDAWDEYGRLVKVGKIRWVIEPNPVQPGEPFRQELRLESGSMEIATGGAGAAVRVRLWVDAYLPVVHMTVDAERPVTVTAVGELWRTNRQVRRELELSDVLWGHPEAGAEEATMVVEPDHRVTGLEGRIGWYHFNERSVGPAMMARIQGLSGFGQTDPLLHRVFGILVEAEGGQRVDEGRLRSGPGRRHEFRVAVTAMHPGNPEAWRAQSELVLAQVRGDGGGRRWAVHEAWWRAFWDRSWIRAKRVAGAGPLVPPLVPPNRHPLRVGMDRDGGNRWSGRIGRLTVWDRPLEEAAVGRLAAIRWDEPVTGMPAPLVALRDAGVQVLPGSEAWDFSGGLTVEAWVQPEKFGVGGARIVDEVTPGVDDGFLLDTWPGNSLRFICGTHTLRVARGAPPGQWTHVVAVADPRAGRCRLYVNGRLEAETQGIPGGGEHDEAERVSQMYQLQRFVTAAAGRGRYPIKFNGSLLTVPPGPTEADPDYRRWGPGYWWQNTRLPYYAMVAAGDFDLMEPLFRMYIDELLPLCVYRTRLYLGHEGAFYPECMMFWGAIFSETYGWTPFEQRADKLQQSRWHKYEWVGGLELAWLALEYYEHTGDRLFLERRALPVTREVLRFFERHYPTNAEGKLVFHPSQALETWWVCTNATPEVAGCRAVAERLLALPVEVVPAADRDLARRLLEKLPPVPVHVVEGKTALAPAAAFGEKRNTENPELYPVFPFRLFAFNRPRVEWALAALEHRLDRGHFGWRQDDLFMAYLGLTREVQRAVVERAWRKDPNERFPAFWGPNFDWTPDQCHGGVFMRTLQAMVMQTDGRAIYLFPAWPRDWEVEFRLHAPGRTVVEGELRDGRLVRLKVDPPDRMRDVVVLPPR